The proteins below come from a single Coprobacter tertius genomic window:
- a CDS encoding ABC transporter permease, with product MKKIGLVIQREYINRVKKKSFILMTFLAPLLMGSLIMVPLWLSSFSDNTTRNIYVIDSTGLYADVFRSSDNYTFSYSKNNFYPDRQTDQPYAYIVITDNLLTHPKSIAIYSDKQVSLDFKKSIQDRMNQWLGEQKLLSYNIPEIKKIIENTKINIDIPTIVLNQDGSRQETSAEFATLIGMSSTLIIYLFLLLYGAQIMQSVMQEKTNRIVEIMVSSVRPFDLMFGKIIAVGLVGLTQLFLWLILFSILIIFFGITFGISEISALASGQLTSATLIQNNEILQMISGIPFTNLIFSFIFYFIGGYLLYASVFAAIGSAVDTESDTQQFMIPVTVLIIFALYTGLYSAQNPDGPLALWCSFIPFTSPIVMMVRIPFGVPFWQIILSLLILAGTAICSIWASGRVYRIGILMYGKKNNYHDLLKWIRSKN from the coding sequence ATGAAAAAAATAGGTCTTGTCATACAACGAGAATATATTAACAGAGTAAAGAAAAAATCATTTATTCTGATGACTTTTTTAGCCCCTTTATTAATGGGTTCCTTGATTATGGTCCCTTTATGGCTCTCTTCTTTTTCCGATAACACAACACGTAACATTTATGTGATAGACAGCACAGGACTATATGCCGATGTGTTTCGATCTTCCGATAATTATACATTCAGTTACTCGAAAAACAACTTTTACCCCGACCGCCAAACTGATCAACCTTACGCGTATATAGTAATTACCGATAATTTGCTTACCCACCCGAAAAGTATCGCCATATATTCAGATAAACAGGTAAGTCTCGACTTTAAGAAATCGATACAAGACCGAATGAACCAATGGTTAGGTGAACAAAAACTCCTATCCTATAACATACCGGAAATAAAAAAAATTATCGAAAATACAAAAATCAATATCGATATACCGACTATCGTTCTTAACCAAGATGGTAGCAGGCAAGAAACCTCAGCCGAGTTTGCTACTTTGATCGGTATGTCCAGTACTTTGATCATCTACCTTTTTCTACTCCTTTATGGGGCACAAATCATGCAAAGCGTAATGCAAGAAAAAACCAACCGCATTGTAGAAATTATGGTGTCCTCAGTAAGGCCATTCGACCTCATGTTCGGCAAAATCATTGCTGTTGGACTCGTCGGGCTTACCCAGCTTTTTCTATGGCTAATACTTTTTTCCATTCTTATTATTTTTTTCGGCATAACATTCGGTATTTCAGAAATTTCAGCTCTTGCATCCGGACAACTGACATCAGCCACACTGATACAAAATAACGAAATCTTACAAATGATATCAGGCATACCCTTTACAAACCTCATTTTTTCCTTTATATTCTATTTTATCGGAGGTTATTTACTTTATGCATCCGTTTTCGCTGCAATCGGATCGGCTGTTGATACCGAATCAGATACACAACAATTTATGATACCGGTTACAGTCCTCATCATTTTTGCACTTTATACAGGATTATATAGCGCTCAAAATCCTGATGGGCCGCTTGCTCTTTGGTGTTCATTCATTCCATTTACTTCTCCTATCGTAATGATGGTAAGAATTCCGTTTGGAGTTCCTTTTTGGCAAATCATTCTTTCCCTGTTAATTCTGGCTGGAACAGCGATCTGCTCTATCTGGGCATCAGGACGCGTTTATCGTATCGGAATATTGATGTACGGAAAGAAAAACAATTATCATGATCTGCTAAAATGGATAAGATCTAAAAATTGA
- the mutA gene encoding methylmalonyl-CoA mutase small subunit — MADCREKLFDQFPPVSTEEWMEKVTADLKGADFNKKLVWRTNEGFSVKPMYRAEDTENLRITNSKPGEYPYIRGTKDNNDWLIRQEIEVTDVISANSKAKEILGKGINSIGFHLQAENITSEKIALLLKGIDPETTELNFHSCVKHAKKLVEILSEYFKQQKIDTQKTKGSINYDPFKRLLKHGRDFEGIASLAADLIKAAAGLPKYRILSVDAYLLNNAGSYISQELGFALAWGNEWLSSLTDAGLSADDVAKKIKFNFGISSNYFMEIAKFRAARMLWAQIVSAYSPACSCAPKMKIHAQTSQFNMTIYDAHVNLLRSQTETMSAALSGVDSITVTPFDITYKEPDDFSERIARNQQLLLKEESHFDKIVDPGAGSYYIENLTVSIAEQAWKLFLETEDKGGFYQALKSGFIQDQINASSIARHAAIAKRKEILLGTNQYPNFNETAFQKIKKESNGCGCKSHGCIPDFPTLNFSRGASDFETLRLATEKSGKRPNVFMLTIGNLAMRLARSQFSSNFFACAGYKIIDNLGFDTIQAGVDAAIKAKADIVVLCSSDEEYATLAPEAQKVLGDKAILVIAGAPECMEELKSQGIDQFINVRSNVLETLQAFNAKLSI, encoded by the coding sequence ATGGCAGATTGTAGAGAAAAGCTGTTCGACCAATTTCCCCCGGTTAGTACCGAAGAATGGATGGAAAAAGTGACAGCAGACCTGAAGGGCGCCGACTTTAATAAGAAACTCGTGTGGCGCACAAACGAAGGTTTCAGTGTAAAACCTATGTATAGGGCAGAAGATACCGAAAACCTGAGAATAACAAACTCTAAACCGGGTGAATATCCCTATATCAGAGGAACAAAAGATAACAACGACTGGCTTATCAGACAAGAAATAGAGGTTACCGATGTTATATCAGCAAACTCAAAAGCAAAAGAAATATTGGGTAAAGGTATCAATTCGATCGGATTCCATCTACAAGCAGAAAATATCACTTCCGAGAAAATCGCCCTTTTGCTAAAAGGTATCGATCCTGAAACAACAGAACTCAATTTTCACTCATGCGTAAAACATGCAAAAAAATTAGTGGAAATTCTTAGTGAGTATTTTAAACAACAAAAAATTGATACACAAAAAACAAAGGGTTCGATTAACTATGATCCTTTTAAACGTTTGCTGAAACATGGTCGCGACTTCGAAGGCATAGCCTCATTAGCTGCAGATCTTATTAAAGCAGCCGCAGGATTGCCCAAATATCGCATACTCTCTGTAGACGCATATCTGCTAAATAATGCGGGTTCTTATATTTCCCAAGAACTCGGATTTGCACTTGCTTGGGGAAACGAATGGCTATCCTCTCTTACCGACGCAGGCTTGAGTGCAGATGATGTTGCTAAAAAAATTAAATTCAACTTCGGCATTTCCTCTAATTATTTTATGGAAATCGCCAAATTCAGAGCCGCCAGAATGCTTTGGGCACAAATCGTATCGGCCTATTCACCTGCTTGCAGTTGTGCTCCCAAAATGAAAATACATGCACAAACCTCACAATTTAATATGACAATTTATGATGCGCATGTAAATTTATTACGTTCTCAAACCGAAACTATGTCTGCAGCATTATCGGGTGTAGACTCTATTACGGTAACACCTTTTGACATTACTTATAAAGAGCCTGATGATTTCTCGGAAAGGATTGCCAGAAATCAGCAACTTTTATTAAAAGAAGAATCTCATTTCGATAAAATAGTCGATCCTGGAGCAGGATCTTATTATATAGAAAATCTTACCGTATCGATCGCAGAACAAGCGTGGAAACTATTCCTCGAAACAGAAGATAAAGGCGGATTCTATCAGGCATTGAAAAGTGGATTTATACAAGATCAGATCAATGCCTCATCAATAGCAAGACACGCTGCTATTGCCAAACGAAAAGAAATTCTTTTGGGAACGAACCAGTACCCTAACTTCAACGAAACCGCCTTTCAAAAGATTAAAAAAGAATCGAATGGTTGCGGTTGCAAATCACATGGATGTATTCCTGACTTCCCCACCCTCAATTTCAGCCGCGGAGCGAGTGACTTCGAAACATTAAGACTGGCAACAGAAAAATCAGGCAAACGTCCCAACGTGTTTATGCTCACAATCGGAAACTTGGCAATGCGTCTGGCTCGATCACAATTTTCTAGTAACTTCTTCGCTTGCGCTGGATATAAAATTATCGACAATCTCGGTTTCGATACTATACAAGCAGGCGTCGATGCCGCAATAAAAGCCAAAGCCGATATCGTCGTTCTTTGTTCGAGTGATGAAGAATACGCGACATTAGCACCCGAAGCCCAAAAAGTACTAGGAGACAAAGCTATTCTGGTTATCGCCGGAGCTCCCGAGTGCATGGAAGAATTGAAATCTCAAGGCATAGACCAATTTATAAATGTACGCAGTAACGTACTCGAAACATTGCAGGCATTTAACGCTAAATTATCAATTTAA
- the scpA gene encoding methylmalonyl-CoA mutase: protein MKPDFKNINITTDAFTVSNCNNNAPKSEQPTWLTPELIPVKPIYTKEDLEGMEHLNYVAGLPPFLRGPYSGMYAMRPWTIRQYAGFSTAEESNAFYRRNLASGQKGLSVAFDLATHRGYDADHERVVGDVGKAGVSICSLEDMKVLFEGIPLNKMSVSMTMNGAVLPIMAFYINAGLEQGAKLEEMAGTIQNDILKEFMVRNTYIYPPEFSMRIIADIFEFTSQYMPKFNSISISGYHMQEAGATADIELAYTLADGLEYLRAGVNAGMDIDSFAPRLSFFWAIGMNYFMEIAKMRAARMLWAKIVKQFNPKNPKSLALRTHSQTSGWSLTEQDPFNNVGRTCIEAMGAAQGHTQSLHTNALDEAIALPTDFSARIARNTQIYIQEETYVTKEVDPWAGSYYVEWLTNELAHKAWEHIQEIEKLGGMAKAIETGLPKLRIEEAAARTQARIDSGKQTIVGVNKYRLEKEDPIDILEVDNTSVRKQQIARLNDLKAHRDENAVKEALAAITECVKTKKGNLLDLAVKAAKVRATLGEISDACEVVVGRYKAIIRTISGVYSSETKQDADFIRATQLAEKFAKKEGRQPRIMIAKMGQDGHDRGAKVVATGYADCGFDVDMGPLFQTPAEAARQAVENDVHVLGVSSLAAGHKTLVPQVIEELKKLGREDIIVIAGGVIPAQDYNFLYEAGVAAIFGPGSSVSKAACQILDILLDE, encoded by the coding sequence ATGAAACCTGATTTCAAAAATATAAATATAACAACTGATGCGTTTACAGTTTCAAACTGTAATAATAACGCACCAAAATCGGAACAGCCGACATGGCTTACTCCGGAATTAATCCCGGTAAAACCCATCTATACCAAAGAAGATCTCGAAGGTATGGAACATCTTAACTATGTAGCTGGTTTACCACCTTTTTTAAGAGGGCCGTACAGTGGTATGTACGCAATGCGTCCATGGACGATACGTCAATATGCCGGATTTTCAACAGCAGAAGAATCGAATGCATTTTATCGACGAAATTTAGCATCAGGCCAAAAAGGATTGTCGGTGGCATTCGATCTTGCGACACACCGGGGATATGATGCCGATCACGAACGTGTAGTAGGAGACGTAGGTAAAGCCGGCGTTTCCATTTGCAGCCTCGAAGACATGAAAGTACTTTTCGAAGGAATACCCTTGAATAAAATGTCTGTATCTATGACCATGAACGGTGCTGTTTTACCAATCATGGCTTTCTATATCAATGCCGGACTCGAACAAGGTGCCAAACTGGAAGAAATGGCCGGTACGATTCAGAACGATATTCTGAAAGAATTTATGGTACGTAATACATACATATATCCTCCCGAATTCTCGATGCGTATTATCGCCGATATTTTTGAATTTACTTCGCAATATATGCCTAAATTCAATTCGATCTCTATTTCGGGTTACCATATGCAAGAAGCCGGCGCAACTGCCGATATAGAACTGGCTTACACATTGGCCGATGGGCTTGAATACTTGAGAGCCGGAGTAAATGCCGGAATGGATATCGACTCATTTGCCCCCCGGTTATCATTCTTTTGGGCAATTGGAATGAATTATTTTATGGAAATTGCTAAAATGCGTGCTGCACGTATGTTGTGGGCGAAAATCGTAAAACAATTCAATCCTAAAAATCCTAAATCATTAGCGTTGCGTACTCACTCACAAACTTCGGGATGGTCTTTGACCGAACAAGATCCCTTTAATAATGTAGGACGTACTTGTATAGAAGCAATGGGTGCAGCACAAGGTCATACGCAATCGCTACATACCAATGCCCTCGATGAAGCGATTGCTCTGCCAACCGATTTTTCAGCTCGTATCGCCCGTAATACCCAGATATATATACAAGAAGAAACGTATGTAACTAAAGAGGTAGATCCTTGGGCAGGATCATATTACGTAGAATGGCTGACTAACGAATTGGCGCATAAAGCCTGGGAACACATTCAGGAAATCGAGAAACTCGGCGGTATGGCGAAAGCTATCGAAACGGGATTACCTAAATTACGGATCGAAGAAGCTGCCGCCCGCACACAAGCCCGAATCGACTCCGGTAAACAAACGATTGTCGGCGTAAACAAATATCGTCTCGAGAAAGAAGATCCGATCGATATTCTCGAAGTGGATAATACCTCGGTACGAAAACAGCAAATCGCACGTCTCAACGACTTAAAAGCTCACCGTGACGAAAACGCTGTAAAAGAAGCATTAGCTGCAATTACAGAATGTGTAAAAACAAAAAAAGGAAATTTGCTCGACCTTGCCGTAAAAGCAGCAAAAGTAAGAGCTACTTTAGGAGAAATATCTGATGCCTGCGAAGTTGTCGTAGGACGTTATAAAGCAATTATAAGAACTATTTCAGGCGTGTATTCTTCAGAAACAAAACAAGATGCCGATTTTATCAGGGCAACTCAACTGGCCGAAAAATTCGCGAAAAAAGAAGGTCGTCAACCCCGCATCATGATCGCAAAAATGGGCCAGGACGGACACGACCGCGGTGCAAAAGTGGTTGCGACAGGTTATGCCGATTGTGGATTTGACGTCGATATGGGCCCATTATTTCAAACCCCGGCAGAAGCTGCACGGCAAGCTGTTGAAAACGACGTACATGTTTTAGGAGTATCTTCCTTGGCTGCAGGACATAAGACATTGGTACCCCAAGTAATCGAAGAACTTAAAAAACTCGGTCGAGAAGATATAATCGTAATTGCTGGTGGTGTAATACCCGCACAAGACTATAATTTCTTATATGAAGCGGGTGTAGCTGCAATATTCGGCCCGGGTAGTTCTGTTTCTAAAGCGGCATGTCAAATTCTTGATATTTTACTCGACGAATAA
- a CDS encoding 4Fe-4S binding protein, with the protein MCPKEAISQVGNQLPQISEEKCIECGKCIKSCGMHAISFYH; encoded by the coding sequence ATGTGCCCTAAAGAAGCTATTTCACAAGTCGGGAACCAATTACCACAAATCTCCGAGGAAAAATGCATCGAATGCGGAAAATGTATAAAATCATGCGGCATGCATGCAATAAGCTTTTACCATTAA
- a CDS encoding TQO small subunit DoxD encodes MGNLNKKDEIGSYALSGMFTLSLRLIVGWTYFSAFWRRVVLENKLIPDDPGYIGEKFNHFLPNSIGIKPIIEYLVSNPDLLWWAMIIFTIIEGIVGLLFMLGFLTRLMSIGIFLLAVGILSGSGWLGTTCLDEWQIGILGMAAGFTLFFTGGGKYSLDALLSNKVQFFQKNKYIPWITSGALPVNDKILKKVFLSGTVLVFGFSLFTNQVFHGGVWGKLHNKSVKPKIEITESAIKNETLSFTIYRTEGVDVYGSFLIGLTLKAPNGNIVYQKNGDELAEFPPQNIINKYVAKIKPGKHSLVIPLGSKAEIKIRDPKIQNLLKGKYVLILTDISGLTWSKEITVN; translated from the coding sequence ATGGGAAACTTAAACAAAAAAGATGAAATTGGCAGTTATGCCCTGTCGGGAATGTTTACTTTATCATTAAGATTAATTGTAGGATGGACCTATTTTTCGGCATTCTGGAGAAGAGTAGTTCTTGAAAATAAACTAATTCCTGACGATCCCGGATATATAGGTGAAAAATTCAACCACTTCTTACCTAATTCGATCGGAATAAAACCAATAATAGAATATTTGGTAAGTAACCCCGATTTACTTTGGTGGGCAATGATCATATTTACAATCATCGAAGGTATTGTCGGTTTATTATTCATGTTAGGTTTTTTAACCCGATTGATGAGCATCGGTATATTTCTACTTGCAGTCGGTATACTCTCGGGATCGGGATGGTTAGGAACAACCTGTTTAGATGAGTGGCAAATCGGTATTTTAGGAATGGCTGCAGGATTCACACTATTTTTTACCGGAGGTGGTAAATATTCATTAGATGCATTGCTATCAAACAAAGTTCAATTTTTTCAAAAAAACAAATACATCCCCTGGATTACTTCTGGTGCACTGCCTGTAAATGATAAAATATTAAAAAAAGTATTCTTATCGGGTACAGTGTTAGTATTTGGTTTCTCACTATTCACCAATCAGGTTTTTCACGGTGGTGTATGGGGAAAACTACATAACAAATCGGTAAAGCCCAAAATTGAAATAACCGAAAGTGCCATTAAAAATGAGACTCTCTCATTCACAATATACCGCACCGAAGGAGTAGACGTATACGGATCTTTTTTAATTGGATTAACTTTAAAAGCCCCTAATGGAAATATTGTATACCAAAAAAACGGAGATGAACTGGCTGAATTCCCACCCCAAAATATTATAAACAAATATGTCGCAAAAATCAAACCGGGAAAACACAGTTTAGTAATCCCTCTCGGAAGTAAAGCCGAAATAAAGATTCGAGATCCCAAAATACAAAATCTTCTTAAAGGTAAATATGTATTGATTCTTACCGATATCAGCGGACTTACCTGGAGTAAAGAAATAACCGTTAATTAA
- the radA gene encoding DNA repair protein RadA: MAKNKSVYVCSSCGADSPKWIGKCPVCGEWNTYVEEVLTKKPVNKTVYVSEENRKIKPLRLHEIVTSEEVRIDLHNTELNRVLGGGLVPGSLVLIGGEPGIGKSTLVLQTVLGIADKKILYISGEESARQLKLRADRLDSSNADCYIVCETSLENIFVHIKNTKPDIVIIDSIQTISTETIESSPGSVSQVRECSASILKFAKETGTPVILIGHINKEGSIAGPKVLEHIVDTVLQFEGDQHYMYRILRSIKNRFGSTAELGIYEMRQNGLREVSNPSELLLSQNHEGLSGVAIAAAIEGIRPFLIETQALVSTAAYGTPQRSATGFDLRRMNMLLAVLEKRVGFKLAQKDVFLNIAGGLRVNDPAMDLAIISSILSSNMDVAIEGQTCMTGEVGLSGEIRPVNRIEQRILEAEKLGFGHIVIPYNNLKGFDSKKLNIEIIPVKKVEEAFRQLFG, from the coding sequence ATGGCAAAAAATAAATCGGTATATGTATGCAGCAGTTGTGGCGCCGATTCTCCAAAATGGATCGGGAAATGTCCCGTTTGTGGAGAATGGAATACTTATGTCGAAGAAGTCTTAACAAAAAAACCAGTAAATAAAACAGTCTATGTCTCTGAAGAGAATCGAAAAATAAAACCGCTACGGCTTCACGAAATCGTTACCAGCGAGGAAGTACGTATCGACCTGCATAATACTGAACTAAACCGGGTATTAGGGGGCGGTTTGGTTCCGGGATCACTGGTTCTTATTGGCGGCGAGCCTGGAATCGGCAAATCTACACTTGTATTGCAGACTGTTTTGGGAATAGCTGATAAAAAAATACTTTATATATCCGGAGAAGAAAGTGCACGACAATTGAAACTACGAGCCGACCGGTTAGATAGTTCCAATGCGGATTGTTATATCGTATGCGAAACTTCCCTCGAAAATATTTTCGTACACATTAAAAATACAAAACCAGATATCGTCATTATCGATTCGATACAAACCATTTCAACTGAAACTATCGAATCTTCTCCCGGTAGTGTATCCCAAGTACGGGAATGTTCAGCATCGATTTTAAAATTCGCAAAAGAAACGGGAACCCCGGTTATCCTCATCGGACATATTAATAAAGAAGGCAGTATCGCTGGACCAAAAGTTCTGGAACATATTGTGGATACTGTTTTACAATTCGAAGGAGATCAACATTATATGTACCGTATATTACGCTCGATAAAAAACCGTTTTGGAAGCACAGCAGAGTTGGGTATTTACGAAATGCGACAAAACGGACTCCGGGAAGTAAGTAACCCGTCGGAATTATTACTATCACAAAATCATGAAGGACTAAGCGGTGTAGCTATCGCAGCCGCGATTGAAGGAATCCGGCCTTTCCTGATCGAAACGCAGGCATTGGTAAGTACTGCTGCCTATGGGACTCCTCAACGTTCTGCAACTGGATTCGACCTGAGACGTATGAATATGCTCTTAGCGGTTCTCGAAAAACGAGTCGGTTTTAAACTGGCACAAAAAGACGTATTCTTAAATATTGCAGGCGGTTTAAGAGTAAATGATCCGGCTATGGATCTGGCGATTATAAGTTCCATACTTTCCTCAAATATGGATGTAGCTATTGAAGGCCAAACCTGTATGACAGGAGAAGTAGGACTTTCGGGAGAAATAAGACCGGTAAATCGGATAGAGCAAAGAATTCTCGAAGCCGAAAAATTAGGATTCGGGCACATTGTTATTCCATATAATAATCTGAAAGGATTCGATTCGAAAAAACTTAACATCGAGATTATCCCTGTAAAAAAAGTAGAAGAAGCTTTCAGACAACTATTCGGATAA
- a CDS encoding NAD(P)/FAD-dependent oxidoreductase produces the protein MIKEIQLRLLPQQAASEQVIAQYISKSRGIDLNSIKAVHTLKRSIDARQKTIYVNISVRAYINEIPDDDEFKRITYPNVEEKERVIVVGAGPAGLFAALRLIELGICPIIIERGKNVHDRKKDIALISRNQTVNSESNYCFGEGGAGAYSDGKLYTRSKKRGSVNRILHILCQHGASISILSDAHPHIGTDKLPSIIENIRNQIISAGGEVHFDTRMDKLIIKNGEIIGIETHKGKIYTGKVILATGHSARDVYYHLYNSGIPIEAKGIAVGVRLEHPQDLIDQIQYHNPNGRGKYLPAAEYNFVTQIGGRGVYSFCMCPGGFIVPAASGPEQIVVNGMSPSHRGSKWANSGMVVEIKPEDIPDYSIHGNLAVMKFQEELERLCYVNGNCKQTAPAQRMTDFVTRKGSFDLPETSYTPGVIASPLHFWMPEFITTRLQEGFKYFGKISKGFLTREALMIGVESRTSSPIRIPRDKEKLEHITIKGLYPCGEGAGYAGGIVSAAIDGERCAEALAASLSK, from the coding sequence ATGATAAAAGAAATACAGTTAAGGCTTCTGCCGCAACAGGCAGCTTCTGAACAGGTTATCGCACAATATATCAGTAAAAGTCGTGGCATCGATTTAAATTCTATAAAAGCAGTTCATACGTTGAAACGCTCGATTGATGCGCGCCAAAAGACTATATACGTAAACATTTCTGTAAGAGCCTATATAAACGAAATTCCCGATGACGATGAGTTTAAGCGCATAACTTACCCTAACGTAGAAGAAAAAGAAAGAGTTATCGTCGTAGGTGCAGGACCAGCCGGATTATTTGCAGCATTACGTCTGATAGAACTCGGGATATGTCCCATTATTATTGAACGGGGGAAAAATGTACATGATCGAAAAAAAGACATTGCCCTTATCAGTCGTAACCAAACAGTAAACAGCGAATCAAACTATTGTTTTGGTGAAGGTGGTGCAGGCGCATACTCAGACGGAAAACTTTATACCCGAAGTAAAAAAAGAGGATCGGTAAACCGCATCCTTCATATTCTTTGTCAACACGGAGCCAGCATTTCTATTCTATCAGATGCACATCCACATATAGGAACCGATAAATTACCGTCGATAATCGAAAACATACGTAACCAGATTATTTCTGCAGGTGGAGAAGTTCACTTCGATACCCGCATGGATAAACTCATCATAAAAAACGGAGAAATAATAGGAATAGAAACTCACAAAGGAAAAATATATACTGGTAAAGTAATTCTGGCAACTGGACATTCGGCCCGTGATGTATATTATCATCTATACAATTCGGGTATTCCCATAGAAGCTAAAGGTATAGCCGTAGGCGTACGCCTCGAACACCCTCAGGATCTTATCGACCAAATACAATATCATAACCCAAACGGACGAGGGAAATACCTTCCGGCGGCAGAATATAATTTTGTAACACAGATCGGAGGAAGAGGAGTATATTCCTTCTGCATGTGTCCAGGAGGTTTTATCGTACCAGCGGCAAGTGGCCCCGAACAAATAGTCGTAAACGGAATGTCGCCTTCACACCGAGGATCGAAATGGGCAAATTCGGGAATGGTGGTAGAGATAAAACCTGAAGATATTCCCGACTATTCAATACATGGAAATTTAGCCGTAATGAAATTCCAAGAAGAACTCGAGAGATTGTGTTATGTAAACGGGAATTGCAAACAAACCGCCCCGGCACAACGAATGACAGACTTCGTAACCCGTAAAGGATCATTCGATCTTCCGGAAACTTCATATACTCCGGGAGTCATTGCCTCTCCCCTTCATTTTTGGATGCCGGAATTTATAACCACCCGTTTACAAGAAGGATTTAAATATTTCGGTAAAATATCGAAAGGTTTTTTAACCAGGGAAGCATTAATGATAGGAGTAGAAAGTAGAACTTCTTCTCCGATACGCATTCCCCGAGACAAGGAAAAATTAGAACACATCACGATAAAAGGCTTATACCCATGCGGAGAAGGTGCCGGATATGCAGGTGGTATCGTTTCTGCAGCAATCGATGGCGAACGATGTGCCGAAGCATTAGCCGCATCATTGTCAAAATAA
- a CDS encoding carbon starvation CstA family protein: MISFCIALLILITGYFIYGVLIERIFGIEPNRKTPAVANPDGVDFVPLPKWKIFMIQFLNIAGLGPIFGAIMGARYGTSAFLWIVFGTIFAGAVHDYLAGMISLRHNGESLPETIGRYLGLTTKQIMRAFTVILMILVGAVFVAGPAELLAMLTPEHLNSTFWIYVIFIYFIIATLFPIDKIIGRIYPLFAVALLFMAIGILGVLLIKFPDIPEITDGLKNMHPQAAESPIFPMLFISIACGAISGFHATQSPLMARCMTNEKQGRPIFYGAMVTEGIVALIWAAAATYFFSPEGQQTFGVTGHESDINGKAAVIVQKISEGWLGVFGGFLAILGVIAAPITSGDTALRSARLIVADFIHYDQRSIIKRLIICIPIFIIAIAILIYSLADKDGFELIWRYFAWSNQTLAVFTLWAITVYLTKKNKFYWVTLIPALFMMTVVLAYILFDPIGIGLPYATSVTISIAITGISAIWFFYKLRILKKADNKNT, from the coding sequence ATGATCTCTTTTTGCATCGCCCTGCTGATTCTTATCACAGGTTATTTTATTTACGGAGTTCTTATTGAACGCATTTTCGGAATCGAACCAAATAGAAAAACACCTGCTGTCGCCAATCCTGACGGTGTCGATTTCGTTCCTCTCCCTAAGTGGAAAATATTCATGATACAATTTTTAAATATCGCGGGATTAGGTCCCATTTTCGGGGCCATTATGGGAGCCCGTTACGGAACCTCCGCTTTCCTATGGATCGTTTTCGGTACTATCTTTGCCGGAGCTGTGCACGATTATCTCGCAGGGATGATTTCATTACGTCATAATGGTGAAAGTTTACCCGAAACAATAGGTCGATACCTTGGTTTAACAACCAAACAAATCATGCGCGCATTTACCGTAATTCTCATGATTCTCGTCGGCGCAGTCTTCGTAGCCGGACCTGCTGAGTTGCTCGCCATGCTTACTCCAGAACATTTAAACAGTACTTTTTGGATATATGTAATTTTTATTTATTTCATTATCGCGACCCTTTTCCCTATCGATAAAATCATTGGGCGAATTTATCCCTTATTTGCAGTCGCACTTTTATTTATGGCTATAGGCATATTAGGTGTTTTACTCATAAAATTTCCGGATATTCCTGAAATCACCGACGGATTGAAAAATATGCATCCACAAGCAGCAGAATCTCCCATATTTCCAATGCTTTTTATAAGCATAGCCTGCGGAGCAATATCGGGTTTTCATGCGACACAATCACCTCTAATGGCACGTTGTATGACCAATGAAAAACAAGGACGCCCCATTTTCTACGGAGCTATGGTTACCGAAGGTATCGTAGCACTTATTTGGGCAGCGGCAGCCACTTATTTTTTTAGTCCCGAAGGCCAGCAAACTTTTGGTGTTACCGGGCATGAATCGGACATAAACGGAAAAGCAGCCGTTATAGTACAAAAAATATCGGAAGGATGGCTGGGTGTATTCGGAGGATTTCTTGCAATATTAGGTGTCATTGCTGCACCGATTACCTCAGGCGACACCGCCTTGAGATCGGCAAGACTCATCGTTGCTGATTTTATACATTACGATCAGCGAAGTATTATAAAACGATTGATTATCTGTATTCCTATTTTCATAATTGCGATTGCAATTTTAATTTACAGTCTCGCCGATAAAGACGGATTCGAACTTATCTGGAGATATTTTGCCTGGAGTAACCAAACATTGGCTGTATTTACTCTTTGGGCAATTACGGTATATCTTACGAAAAAAAATAAATTTTATTGGGTTACCCTTATCCCCGCACTATTTATGATGACCGTAGTACTCGCCTATATTCTCTTCGACCCGATCGGTATAGGGTTACCTTATGCAACTTCTGTAACAATAAGTATAGCAATTACAGGTATTTCGGCCATATGGTTTTTCTATAAATTAAGAATTTTAAAAAAGGCCGATAATAAAAATACTTGA